One Ictalurus furcatus strain D&B chromosome 7, Billie_1.0, whole genome shotgun sequence genomic window, TTAATAAGTTTAATCCCAAATGTGTTTTACTTCCAGGTATAATCTATGATGTCATCGTTGAGCCGCCCAGTGTGGGTTCAATGACTGATGAACACGGTCATCAGAGACCTGTGGCGTTTTTGGCTTACAGGTGAGAACCTCAATAATGGCACCCACTTTTCTGTAGCAAATATGTGTGAGGTTTAAATGCATTCTGACAAATCCGTTCATCTTGTCTGTGTCTCAGGGTCAACGGGCAGTACATCATGGAGGGTCTGGCGTCCAGCTTCCTCTTCACTATGGGCGGTCTCGGCTTCATCATTCTGGACCGTTCCAATGCGCCAAATATTCCTAAACTCAACCGCTTCCTGCTACTCTTCATTGGATTTGTGAGTGTGCTGCTGAGCTTCTTCATGGCCCGAGTTTTCATGAGGATGAAGCTGCCGTAAGTCCAACATTTATCCCAATATATCAGTTAGTCTTCTGTACCTTTGATTCCACTAATTCAGCGTTGGTTTGAAGGATACATGAAATCCTCAAGGAAATATTTCTTAATAGGTTCGAGGTTTATGTATGAGTGCAGAATTATTTTGCTACAGGAGGCTGCTAAAATCACATGCAGGGTTTTCCCTACGATTGAAAGGTTTAGGCACAGCACCTAAGTGTTTTCGTGGACCGCCTTAAGTAGAATGAACATAAAAAGGCATTTAGGCGACATAtcagaatgaatgtaaaaacaacGGTGAGAGGAAGCTGCCAAACATGAATGACCTGCCAATCAACAATCAGTGTTTGGACAAACGCTTTTGAGATTGGTGTGTGACAGATGCTCATTGCCAAGCTAATGAAACAGCTGATTGGATATTTCTCAGTACCGGTAATGGAGAAGTCGATGGTAGTTACAGACATCAACTCGGATAAGCAGGTTGGAAACCATCGTTAAGGTAAACCTCAACAAAGAATATATGAagtacaactccaattccaaaaaagttgggacgttgtataaaatgtaaataaatgtaaattaaaacaatGCAGTGaattgcaaatctcataaa contains:
- the ostc gene encoding oligosaccharyltransferase complex subunit ostc is translated as MMETLISLPFTLLECPNIKLKKPSWLHMPSAMTVYAVVIVSYFLITGGIIYDVIVEPPSVGSMTDEHGHQRPVAFLAYRVNGQYIMEGLASSFLFTMGGLGFIILDRSNAPNIPKLNRFLLLFIGFVSVLLSFFMARVFMRMKLPGYLMG